AAGGGAGGTGGTCCACACATGCATGATCGTTACGGGACCCTGGAGGTGCGCGGCCGCTAGGCCACACACCGGCTGGACCGCTTGGCGGAGTTCCACCGCCGCACCGGCACCACATCCGGCGGGGACCGGTCCCTCCCGCGAACACGGACGGTGCACACACAGCCTTCATCGAGTTGGGCGGGGCGTTCCAGCGCCCCGCCCGCTCGCGTCCGCCGCAGCGGAATGGCCAGAGCGAGCGACCGCGAGCCGGGTATCCCGGCGAGCAGCGAGCGTGGCCGAGCGGCCCGGCCCGAAGGGCCAAGAGCGGAATGTAGGTTGGGCGCGATGGAGAAACCGGCGCGGTTCGAGCACGTTCGCTTTCTTGGTGACAAGCGCAACCAGCGGGTGCACGACCTCGACGCCCTCGACGATCCCGCGGTGGCCGAGAAGGTCCAAGACCTGCTCGCGTCCGAGCAGTTCGCCACGTTCGGCCCCGACACCCTCGCCGAGGCCCGCAACCGGGGCTATCGCCCCTAGGGCGCTTTGAACATGCCGGGGAGCTCGTTCTCGGTGAGCTGGAGGCGGGCGGCGAACGACTCGTCGGTGAGCGCGGGCTCGCTCGCCGTCGCAGCAGGATCGGCCGGTAGACCCTCGAGTTCCACCCACGACGTACACCCGCCGTACTTCTCGCGCCACGGCACCGTGATGGGCTCGAGCAGGCGGTGCGCACGCAGCGCGAGCACCCACAGCGGATCACGGCGCTTCCAGCTCAACCGTGACTCTGCGTAGTCGACAGTCCAGATGAAGCGCGACGCAAGCTTGGCCAGGTCGTCGGGATCCGTGAGCGTGGCCATGGCAACCACGTCGGCCCAGCCCTCCACTCGTATGCTCCGGTCGCTGGGTGCCACCGCGGTCGTCTCGTCGACCCAGTGTTGGTACGCAGGCTTGACGAGCTCGCGCTTCTGGTGCTCGGCCGTCGGATACAGCCACAGGCGCGTCGCGTGCAGGTCGAAATGGCGGCCGTCCTCGTGCAACCCGCCCTTGCGAACGTCGAGGATCTGCTCGCCCGAGAGCAGTGCGCGTACGACGACGGCCCACTCCTTGAATGCGGGGATCGTCACATGGTCGAGACTACTTTCCGTCCGGACGATCGCTACTTCTCCGCGACCCGACGGTAAAGGTCGGCCAGCTCGGCACCGGCGCGATCCCAGGTGTACCTCGTGACGCGCTCGCGCCCGCGGGCGATGAGCTGGGCGCGCACGTCGTCGTCAGCGAGGACCGTGCCCAACGCGTCGGCGAGCGCGTCGACGTCGGCTGGATCGGGCAGGAGGGCGGCGTCGCCCAGCACCTCGGGTAGCGCGCCGGCATTCGACGCGACCACCGGGATGCCAGCTTGCATGGCCTCGAGCGGGGGGTGACCGAAGCCCTCGTAGATCGACGGGTACGCGAGCACCGTCGCGCCAGCGAGAAGGTCGACGCGGTCGTCGTCGTCGACGTACCCGAGCCTGAGGATCCGGTCGCCGTGGCGCGCGTCCGCGACCGCAGCGTCGAACTCCTCGACGCCCCAACCATCCGGACCCGCGACCACCAGTACGAGACCTGCGTCGTTGCCCGCCGCCTCGTCGAACGCGCGCACGAGATTCGGGAGGTTCTTGCGGGGTTCCACCGTGCCGATCGTGAGCACGTAGCGCTCCGTGCCGGCCAAGCGGTGACCCCGGGCCGGATCACCCCCGGCCGACGGCACCAGCCCGCTGTAGACGCGTACGAGACGATCGGGCTCGACGTCGAAGTGCTCTCGCACCTCGTTGGCGATGAAGTCGCTCACCACGTGGATCACCGCGCCGCGGTCGAGCGCCAGCCGGATGTAGCGCGGGAACGTGAGGGTGTCAGGGGTGCTGAGCTCTGGGTACCACACGAAGGTGAGATCGTGAATCGTGGCGATGACCGGTGCGCGCGCGGGGGGCGCTACGAAGTTGGGTGCGTGCACCACGTCGACGTTCCCCGCCCAGAACTCGGCACGCGGAATTGGAGCGTGACGCCACAACATGCGCGTCAAACGAGCCGGAAGGTGGCGTGTCCGGGCGCGCACGTGCCGGGGC
The nucleotide sequence above comes from Acidimicrobiia bacterium. Encoded proteins:
- a CDS encoding DUF1802 family protein is translated as MTIPAFKEWAVVVRALLSGEQILDVRKGGLHEDGRHFDLHATRLWLYPTAEHQKRELVKPAYQHWVDETTAVAPSDRSIRVEGWADVVAMATLTDPDDLAKLASRFIWTVDYAESRLSWKRRDPLWVLALRAHRLLEPITVPWREKYGGCTSWVELEGLPADPAATASEPALTDESFAARLQLTENELPGMFKAP
- a CDS encoding glycosyltransferase family 1 protein; its protein translation is MRDPGRLRVGVEATALLGPRTGVGQMVENLLETLAAREDLDVTAFAITLRGREQLAYEVPRHVRARTRHLPARLTRMLWRHAPIPRAEFWAGNVDVVHAPNFVAPPARAPVIATIHDLTFVWYPELSTPDTLTFPRYIRLALDRGAVIHVVSDFIANEVREHFDVEPDRLVRVYSGLVPSAGGDPARGHRLAGTERYVLTIGTVEPRKNLPNLVRAFDEAAGNDAGLVLVVAGPDGWGVEEFDAAVADARHGDRILRLGYVDDDDRVDLLAGATVLAYPSIYEGFGHPPLEAMQAGIPVVASNAGALPEVLGDAALLPDPADVDALADALGTVLADDDVRAQLIARGRERVTRYTWDRAGAELADLYRRVAEK